In a single window of the Nodularia spumigena CCY9414 genome:
- the hpsN gene encoding hormogonium polysaccharide biosynthesis glycosyltransferase HpsN: MNNWPFISVIIPTYGREETLQDSIIDVLNQDYPNFEVLVVDQSPTHQPGVQAYLEKISAAAKIQWFRLDWASLPGARNYGVRRAKGEIILFIDDDVKITPEFLAAHAKNYVQNPDIGAVAGRVFDRGKLSDSGGELQIEYLPPEAMDPGIAWYHIDLVHTIKPQQVLTARGCNMSFRREIFTKYKLHFDERFGGSAVREESDFCLRIRQTGYKIWYDPEACLIHLGEETGGCHDISMRSLKYQLTFYHNHFLMALKNLNAIQALRLYAALFDCHVLGHPPCNKSGSPIKIVTRGIFYTLGFLKALGTVIQSIWNDGQTYTHLDQKV, from the coding sequence ATGAATAATTGGCCTTTTATTTCTGTGATTATCCCCACCTATGGGAGAGAAGAAACGCTGCAAGATAGTATCATAGATGTTTTAAATCAGGACTATCCCAACTTTGAGGTTTTAGTAGTAGACCAATCTCCCACACACCAACCAGGAGTGCAAGCTTACCTGGAAAAAATCTCCGCAGCAGCCAAAATTCAATGGTTTCGCTTAGATTGGGCGAGTTTACCAGGGGCGCGGAATTATGGTGTGCGGCGAGCAAAAGGTGAAATAATCTTATTTATTGATGATGATGTGAAAATTACCCCGGAATTTTTAGCAGCCCATGCCAAAAACTATGTACAGAATCCAGATATCGGGGCTGTGGCTGGGCGGGTATTTGACAGAGGTAAATTAAGTGATTCTGGTGGGGAGTTGCAAATTGAATATTTACCTCCCGAAGCAATGGACCCTGGAATCGCTTGGTATCACATTGATTTAGTCCACACCATCAAACCCCAGCAAGTTCTCACAGCGAGGGGTTGTAATATGTCTTTTCGCCGCGAAATTTTTACTAAGTACAAATTGCACTTTGATGAGAGGTTTGGCGGTAGTGCGGTGCGCGAAGAATCAGATTTTTGTTTGCGAATCCGACAGACGGGGTATAAAATCTGGTATGATCCAGAGGCTTGTTTGATACATTTGGGTGAGGAAACTGGAGGTTGTCATGATATTAGTATGCGATCGCTCAAATATCAACTCACCTTCTATCACAATCATTTCTTAATGGCGCTAAAAAACCTCAACGCCATCCAAGCTTTACGCCTATACGCCGCTTTATTTGACTGTCACGTCCTCGGACACCCACCTTGTAATAAAAGTGGTTCCCCTATAAAAATTGTCACTCGCGGTATTTTTTACACTTTAGGTTTTCTCAAAGCTTTGGGTACTGTCATTCAGTCAATTTGGAATGATGGTCAAACTTATACTCACCTTGATCAAAAAGTTTAG
- the hpsO gene encoding hormogonium polysaccharide biosynthesis glycosyltransferase HpsO: MRILVASHSYIVDLNCEKLRALAQLKPGIEVTVIVPKTWKPGGVQNKVITTQYRDEGNFRIVPISNFSQNHQGLLTFGTDLISLFREFRPQIIQVEQGSRGLAYAQMIFLNQLLGLKAKNIFFTWWNLPYELKFPINLLEKYNLNHSHGIISGNQDGAEVLKQRGYQGKIKVLPQLGVDERLFTPKAQPELARKLGITSEDFVVGFVGRFVPEKGLLTLLQALLTITDKPWKLLLLGRGELQAELIKITTENHLRERVIFVESVPHDQVANYINLMNTLVLPSETTYKFKTLTAVGWKEQFGHVIIEAMACKVPVIGSDSGEIPHVIGDAGLVFPEGDIPALANCLVQLIDKPDFAKNIGEKGYQKAMNKYTNKALAQQQFEFYQELVNN, encoded by the coding sequence ATGAGAATATTAGTTGCTAGTCATTCCTATATTGTAGACCTTAACTGTGAAAAATTACGGGCTTTAGCTCAATTAAAACCAGGAATTGAAGTAACAGTTATCGTCCCCAAAACCTGGAAACCTGGAGGAGTTCAAAATAAAGTTATTACCACTCAATACCGCGATGAAGGTAATTTTAGAATTGTGCCAATTTCTAACTTTAGTCAAAATCATCAAGGTCTTCTCACCTTTGGTACTGACTTAATTTCCTTATTCCGAGAATTTCGCCCCCAAATTATCCAAGTAGAACAAGGTTCTAGAGGACTAGCATATGCACAAATGATTTTTCTCAATCAGCTATTAGGACTCAAGGCGAAAAATATATTTTTTACTTGGTGGAATCTACCCTATGAACTAAAATTTCCGATTAATTTATTAGAGAAATATAATCTTAACCATAGTCACGGGATCATTTCTGGTAATCAAGATGGGGCGGAAGTTCTCAAACAACGAGGATATCAAGGTAAAATTAAAGTTCTGCCCCAATTGGGTGTTGATGAACGCTTATTTACTCCCAAAGCACAACCAGAATTAGCCCGTAAGTTGGGTATTACATCTGAGGATTTCGTGGTGGGATTTGTGGGGCGCTTTGTCCCAGAAAAAGGTTTATTAACGCTTTTACAAGCTTTATTAACTATAACAGATAAACCTTGGAAATTATTACTACTGGGACGAGGAGAGTTACAAGCCGAATTAATCAAAATTACCACAGAAAATCATCTGAGAGAACGGGTGATTTTTGTGGAAAGTGTCCCCCATGATCAAGTTGCTAATTATATCAATTTAATGAATACTTTGGTACTACCTTCAGAAACTACATATAAATTTAAAACTTTAACTGCTGTGGGCTGGAAAGAACAATTTGGTCATGTCATAATTGAGGCTATGGCTTGCAAAGTTCCGGTAATTGGTTCTGATTCTGGTGAAATTCCTCATGTAATTGGTGATGCTGGTTTAGTATTTCCTGAAGGCGATATTCCAGCTTTGGCTAATTGCTTAGTTCAATTAATAGATAAACCAGATTTTGCTAAGAATATCGGTGAAAAGGGTTATCAAAAAGCTATGAATAAATATACTAACAAAGCTTTAGCACAGCAGCAGTTTGAATTTTATCAAGAATTGGTTAATAATTAA
- the hpsP gene encoding hormogonium polysaccharide biosynthesis glycosyltransferase HpsP, which translates to MKVLQVIPSISVVYGGPSQMVIGLASGLAQENVEVTIITTDSNGDSGQKPLDVTLNCPVKQNGYEIIYFRCAPFRRYKFSLDLLKWLKAHACEYDLAHIHALFSPVSSAAARVCHQQKLPYILRPLGTLDPADLRKKKQLKRLYAAFIERRNLADAAAIHFTSEQEAKISERFGVVTQDLVIPLGVIPPEKVENGGSLVRSQWGIPQDSPLVLFMSRIDQKKGLDLLIPALEKLLESQHNFHFVLAGTNSQDPDYERKIKEQIANSALRSHTTITGFVSGELKASLLQAADLFVLPSYYENFGIAVAEAMVAGIPVVISDQVHIWQQVRDSKSGWVGATEVETFVKLIGEALQNPQECQQRGLNAQKYALEYFSWSAIARQIIQAYQDILTK; encoded by the coding sequence ATGAAAGTTTTACAAGTTATTCCTTCAATTTCTGTTGTTTATGGCGGGCCTAGTCAAATGGTGATTGGGCTGGCTTCTGGGTTGGCGCAGGAAAATGTAGAAGTTACGATTATTACAACTGATAGTAATGGTGATAGTGGACAAAAACCTCTGGATGTAACTTTAAATTGTCCAGTGAAACAAAATGGTTATGAAATTATTTATTTTCGTTGCGCCCCATTTCGACGTTATAAGTTTTCTCTTGATTTATTAAAATGGCTAAAAGCTCATGCTTGTGAATATGATTTGGCACATATTCATGCTTTATTCTCTCCTGTAAGTAGTGCTGCGGCTAGGGTATGTCATCAACAAAAGTTACCTTATATTTTACGTCCTTTGGGAACTCTTGATCCGGCTGATTTACGGAAGAAAAAGCAGTTAAAACGGCTTTATGCTGCATTTATTGAACGGCGTAATTTAGCTGATGCAGCAGCAATTCATTTTACCAGTGAACAAGAAGCGAAAATATCAGAACGCTTTGGGGTGGTGACGCAAGATTTGGTGATTCCTTTGGGTGTAATTCCCCCGGAAAAGGTGGAAAATGGGGGGAGTTTAGTCCGTAGTCAATGGGGAATACCTCAAGATTCGCCTTTGGTGCTGTTTATGTCGCGAATTGACCAAAAGAAAGGGTTAGATTTGTTGATTCCAGCGTTGGAAAAGCTTTTAGAGTCTCAGCACAATTTTCACTTTGTTTTAGCTGGGACGAATTCTCAAGATCCAGATTATGAGCGAAAGATTAAAGAGCAAATTGCTAATTCAGCATTGCGATCGCACACTACGATTACAGGCTTTGTCAGTGGTGAGTTAAAAGCTAGTTTACTACAAGCTGCTGATTTATTCGTGTTACCTTCTTATTATGAAAATTTTGGCATTGCTGTAGCTGAAGCTATGGTAGCAGGTATACCAGTGGTTATTTCGGATCAGGTGCATATTTGGCAACAGGTGCGTGATAGCAAGTCGGGGTGGGTAGGTGCAACAGAGGTGGAAACTTTTGTAAAGTTAATTGGAGAAGCTTTGCAAAATCCCCAAGAATGTCAGCAACGGGGGTTAAATGCTCAAAAATATGCTTTAGAGTATTTTAGTTGGAGTGCGATCGCCCGTCAAATTATCCAAGCCTACCAAGATATTCTGACAAAATAA
- a CDS encoding peroxiredoxin: MTLRLGDTVPNFTQASTHGDINFHEWAGDSWVVLFSHPADFTPVCTTELGTVAKLKPEFDKRNVKAIALSVDDVDSHNGWVGDIEETQGTALNYPILADADKKVSDLYDMIHPNAAANITVRSVFVIDPNKKLRLSFTYPPSTGRNFDELLRVIDSLQLTDNYSVATPADWKDGEDCVIVPSLKDPEVLKEKFPKGYQEIKPYLRMTPQPNK; the protein is encoded by the coding sequence ATGACTCTCCGTCTTGGTGATACAGTACCCAACTTTACACAAGCCTCTACACACGGCGATATTAACTTTCACGAATGGGCGGGTGACAGCTGGGTAGTGCTGTTTTCTCACCCTGCTGACTTTACACCTGTTTGTACCACAGAATTAGGCACAGTTGCCAAACTAAAGCCCGAATTTGACAAGCGTAACGTAAAAGCGATCGCACTTAGCGTTGATGATGTTGACTCCCATAATGGCTGGGTGGGAGACATCGAAGAAACTCAAGGAACCGCTCTTAATTATCCGATTCTCGCAGATGCAGATAAAAAGGTTTCTGACCTTTATGATATGATTCACCCCAACGCAGCTGCAAACATCACAGTGCGTTCGGTATTCGTTATTGACCCCAACAAAAAACTGCGTCTTAGCTTCACCTATCCCCCCAGCACCGGACGCAACTTTGATGAACTATTGCGAGTCATTGATTCTCTGCAATTAACAGATAATTATAGCGTAGCCACACCAGCTGACTGGAAAGATGGAGAAGACTGCGTAATTGTACCATCATTGAAAGACCCCGAAGTTCTCAAAGAGAAATTCCCCAAAGGCTACCAGGAAATCAAACCTTATTTGCGGATGACACCTCAACCTAACAAGTAA
- a CDS encoding Uma2 family endonuclease — protein sequence MLSSPLILHFPSSIAMTDEQFFEFCQENRDLRIERNKCGEISIIPPTDSETGNRNFNIAGQLGVWAEKDNTGICFDSSTGFKLSTGAERSPDVSWIKSTRWNKLTPEQKQKFAPICPDFVIELRSASDNLQPLKDKMVEYMQEPEIQLGWLIDRKHCRVYIYRPGQPEECLENPETVSGENVLPGFILKMSKIW from the coding sequence ATGCTTTCATCCCCTTTGATATTGCATTTTCCCTCATCAATCGCAATGACAGACGAACAATTTTTTGAATTCTGTCAAGAAAACCGCGACTTACGCATTGAGAGGAATAAATGTGGAGAAATCTCAATTATACCACCTACAGATTCAGAAACAGGAAACCGTAACTTTAATATTGCTGGACAGCTAGGAGTTTGGGCAGAAAAAGACAATACAGGCATTTGTTTTGATTCTAGCACAGGGTTTAAACTATCAACAGGTGCAGAGCGATCGCCTGATGTTTCCTGGATAAAATCAACCAGGTGGAATAAACTCACACCCGAACAAAAACAAAAATTTGCCCCTATCTGTCCAGATTTTGTCATTGAATTAAGGTCAGCTTCTGATAACCTGCAACCATTAAAAGACAAAATGGTAGAATATATGCAGGAACCAGAAATCCAATTAGGTTGGTTAATTGACCGTAAACATTGCCGAGTTTATATTTATCGTCCTGGACAACCAGAAGAATGTTTAGAAAATCCTGAAACTGTTAGCGGTGAAAACGTTTTACCAGGATTTATTTTGAAGATGAGTAAAATTTGGTAG
- a CDS encoding Uma2 family endonuclease, whose product MQSPLNILTVAEYLEAEKSSDIRHEYIGGQVFAMAGASEEHNLISGNIYNILRSHLRGSSCRTFMSDMKVKVKVQNADIFYYPDILVTCDPEDKDRYFKTRPSLIIEVLSDSTETTDKREKRINYQMLDSLQEYVLVYQNQIKIEVYRREISGNWSMEVLGKDDKLRLDSVGLKLTMADIYEDVNIILDL is encoded by the coding sequence ATGCAATCTCCTTTAAATATTCTGACAGTTGCAGAATACCTGGAAGCAGAGAAATCCAGCGATATTCGTCATGAATATATAGGCGGACAAGTCTTTGCAATGGCGGGTGCTAGTGAAGAACACAACCTAATATCAGGTAATATTTACAACATATTACGCTCCCATCTTCGCGGAAGTTCCTGTCGTACTTTTATGTCAGACATGAAAGTTAAAGTCAAGGTACAAAACGCCGATATATTCTACTATCCTGATATTTTAGTTACCTGTGATCCTGAAGATAAAGACAGGTATTTTAAAACTCGTCCTAGCTTAATTATCGAGGTTTTATCTGATTCCACAGAAACCACAGATAAACGAGAGAAACGCATTAATTATCAAATGCTAGATAGCTTACAAGAATATGTCTTAGTTTACCAAAACCAAATCAAAATAGAGGTTTATCGTCGAGAAATTTCCGGTAACTGGTCAATGGAAGTTTTGGGTAAAGATGATAAATTGCGTTTAGATTCTGTTGGTTTAAAGTTGACAATGGCAGATATTTATGAAGATGTTAATATAATTCTTGATTTGTAA
- a CDS encoding cysteine synthase A — protein MDIKNGFIGSIGNTPLIRLNSFSEETGCEILGKAEFLNPGGSVKDRAALYIIEDAEKKGLLKPGGTVVEGTAGNTGIGLAHICNAKGYKCLIIIPNTQSQEKIDALTTLGAEVRTVPAVPYKDPNNYVKLSGRIAAELDNAIWANQFDNLANRLAHYETTGPEIWTQTDGKIDGWTAATGTGGTFAGVSLYLKEKNPAVKCVVADPMGSGLYSYIKTGEVKIEGNSITEGIGNSRITANMEGAPIDDAIQIDDTEALRVVYQLLRKDGILMGGSTGINVGAAVALAKQMGPGHTIATILCDSGSRYQSRIFNSEWLASKGLVISC, from the coding sequence ATGGATATCAAAAATGGATTTATCGGCAGCATTGGGAACACACCGCTAATTCGCTTAAACAGCTTTAGTGAAGAAACAGGTTGCGAAATCCTTGGTAAAGCAGAATTTCTTAATCCTGGGGGTTCCGTCAAAGACCGCGCCGCACTTTACATTATTGAAGATGCCGAAAAAAAGGGTCTACTCAAACCCGGTGGTACCGTCGTTGAAGGAACTGCTGGGAATACAGGTATTGGTTTAGCACATATTTGCAACGCCAAAGGCTATAAATGCCTGATTATTATTCCCAATACCCAATCTCAAGAAAAAATAGATGCACTCACCACCCTGGGCGCAGAAGTGCGGACTGTGCCGGCTGTCCCCTACAAAGACCCCAATAACTATGTCAAACTATCTGGCAGAATCGCCGCCGAGTTAGATAATGCTATTTGGGCAAATCAGTTTGATAATTTAGCCAACCGTCTCGCCCACTACGAAACCACAGGGCCGGAAATTTGGACGCAGACCGATGGTAAAATTGATGGCTGGACTGCTGCAACTGGTACTGGTGGTACTTTTGCTGGTGTGTCTTTGTATCTAAAAGAAAAAAATCCGGCTGTAAAATGTGTGGTTGCTGACCCGATGGGTAGCGGGCTATACAGCTATATCAAAACTGGTGAAGTCAAGATAGAGGGCAATTCTATCACCGAGGGTATCGGTAATAGCCGCATTACTGCCAATATGGAAGGCGCACCCATTGATGATGCTATCCAGATAGATGATACCGAAGCTTTACGGGTGGTTTATCAACTTCTGCGGAAGGATGGAATATTAATGGGCGGTTCTACAGGTATTAATGTTGGGGCGGCTGTGGCTTTAGCCAAGCAAATGGGGCCAGGACATACTATTGCTACCATTTTATGTGATAGCGGTTCCCGGTATCAGTCACGCATTTTTAACAGCGAATGGCTAGCCTCAAAAGGATTAGTTATTAGTTGTTAG
- a CDS encoding (2Fe-2S) ferredoxin domain-containing protein, which translates to MSNISQSSKSPQADPNSAARCVRVCQNRTCKKQGAAKVLAAFATFLVPDVTVTASGCLGQCGNGPMVLVLPDMVWYSGVRPDEVPLVVEQHLLGGQCVKKMLYYRFHTEE; encoded by the coding sequence ATGTCAAATATAAGTCAATCATCCAAGTCGCCTCAAGCAGACCCCAACTCTGCTGCTAGATGTGTGCGGGTGTGCCAAAATCGTACTTGTAAAAAGCAAGGTGCAGCTAAGGTATTAGCCGCTTTTGCTACTTTTTTAGTCCCCGATGTGACGGTAACGGCTAGCGGTTGCTTAGGACAATGTGGTAACGGTCCAATGGTGTTGGTTTTACCGGATATGGTTTGGTATAGCGGCGTTAGACCTGATGAAGTACCTCTAGTGGTAGAACAACATTTGTTGGGTGGTCAATGTGTGAAAAAAATGCTTTATTATCGGTTTCATACTGAGGAATAG
- a CDS encoding DUF5331 domain-containing protein, producing MNIQQLRQSVKIKWLSYYEENRSWLVKMRVWATYDGLRRPSSGFILATLSVLEPQFNQLISFILNLNNNPDEIVTALGLNFNPDEELCLIDSEVPKYTTQLESGLLAENYTESQAVPLVAVTPQLSPGETLESQTLTSELPRLHEPVSASRENTERIPREKFVSSVAVASQVASRPATKKVNSRKPRSGLLLEDKPVRSPLAITIDVLNKAKTLPSRKLKDSRFHYVPIKFGTLLLQRNCLTGILFLRECLKPPVPNNGNHGKMPPQPKDVSCKVNLSPHNQACSLASWVDEFCQGSGYDPRAAISMRI from the coding sequence ATGAATATTCAGCAGTTACGTCAATCTGTAAAAATTAAGTGGCTGAGTTACTACGAGGAAAATCGTTCTTGGTTGGTTAAAATGAGGGTTTGGGCTACTTATGATGGTCTGCGCCGTCCTTCATCTGGGTTTATTTTGGCTACTTTGTCGGTTTTAGAGCCACAGTTTAATCAACTTATTTCTTTTATCCTGAATCTGAATAATAATCCTGATGAGATTGTTACAGCTTTAGGTCTCAATTTTAATCCTGATGAGGAGTTATGTTTAATTGATTCTGAGGTTCCTAAATATACAACCCAGTTGGAAAGCGGGTTGTTAGCAGAAAACTATACTGAAAGTCAAGCTGTACCTTTAGTTGCAGTTACTCCTCAGCTTTCTCCTGGGGAAACTTTAGAATCTCAAACCTTAACTTCTGAACTGCCAAGGTTACATGAACCTGTGTCAGCATCTAGAGAAAATACTGAGAGGATTCCCAGAGAAAAGTTTGTTTCATCGGTTGCGGTTGCTAGTCAAGTTGCTTCTCGTCCGGCTACTAAGAAGGTAAATTCTCGTAAACCACGGTCTGGTTTACTACTTGAAGATAAACCAGTGCGATCGCCTTTGGCAATTACTATCGATGTACTTAACAAAGCCAAAACTCTACCCTCCCGCAAACTTAAGGATTCCAGGTTTCATTATGTACCAATTAAGTTTGGGACTCTGCTGCTTCAGAGAAATTGTTTAACTGGGATTTTATTTTTACGCGAGTGTCTTAAACCCCCAGTTCCAAATAATGGTAATCATGGGAAAATGCCACCACAACCCAAAGATGTTTCCTGTAAAGTGAATCTATCACCTCATAATCAGGCCTGTAGTCTGGCTTCTTGGGTAGATGAGTTTTGTCAGGGTAGCGGATATGACCCAAGAGCAGCTATTTCCATGCGAATTTAA
- a CDS encoding M48 family metallopeptidase, producing the protein MKRTRKSLLLALRWVLLSFTTSLLIILTQLLAPVPAQEPAAPIIVETTSTPPKAQDEETEPQPPELPALSPEELARQQKLIAADQLFLAGKISEAEKLYREVKEPFTTKFTEPERKAAILDFNQLSPAGKVYWRESAAGIANNLQTRIIVPLQLLVEQYPEFIPGHLRFAEVLKQYDRPKEALDVLERASSLYPHESSLIQAKVTALAEAEKWMEASLAARQFTLLNPNNPQASEFTNLADQNLNSFKSHVRSEIRGNAIANVITGALGYAVTGSILGPFSAIDSTIMLFRGEAAIGESVATQAKKHWNLIADETVTAYVNEIGQKLVNVAGRNDFNYEFFVIPQEELNAFALPGGKIFINAGAIAKTNSEAELAGLLAHELSHTVLSHGFQLVTQGNLIANITQYLPLGRNISQLFALNYSREMERQADNLGTRLIVAGGYAADGLRNLMVTLEKEQKNFIPLWLSSHPGGSERVSYLENLISRGNYNRYAYEGVERHIELQARVKQLLKDKKSQEPKKSGS; encoded by the coding sequence ATGAAAAGAACCAGAAAGTCTCTGTTGTTAGCCTTAAGATGGGTGTTGCTTTCATTCACCACATCACTGTTAATTATCCTGACGCAACTTTTAGCACCCGTTCCCGCACAAGAACCTGCTGCGCCGATTATTGTTGAGACTACCAGCACACCCCCAAAAGCCCAGGATGAAGAAACTGAACCGCAACCGCCGGAGTTACCTGCACTCAGTCCAGAGGAACTGGCTCGTCAGCAAAAACTCATAGCAGCAGATCAGCTTTTTCTGGCGGGAAAAATCTCTGAGGCCGAAAAACTGTATCGAGAGGTAAAAGAACCGTTTACCACAAAATTTACAGAGCCAGAACGCAAAGCTGCAATACTTGATTTTAACCAACTTTCTCCCGCAGGTAAAGTATATTGGCGGGAATCTGCGGCGGGAATTGCTAATAATCTGCAAACAAGAATTATTGTACCTCTGCAATTATTGGTTGAACAGTATCCAGAATTTATCCCTGGTCATCTTCGTTTTGCAGAAGTTTTAAAACAATATGACCGCCCTAAAGAAGCATTAGATGTATTAGAACGTGCATCTTCACTTTATCCCCATGAATCATCATTAATTCAAGCTAAAGTCACCGCATTAGCTGAGGCTGAAAAATGGATGGAAGCGTCTTTGGCGGCGCGTCAATTTACGCTTCTTAACCCGAATAATCCCCAAGCTTCTGAATTTACAAATTTAGCTGACCAAAATCTCAATAGTTTTAAATCTCACGTCAGGTCAGAGATTAGAGGTAATGCGATCGCAAATGTGATTACAGGTGCATTAGGTTATGCTGTTACTGGCAGTATTCTAGGGCCTTTTTCTGCTATTGATTCTACCATTATGTTGTTCAGAGGTGAAGCAGCTATTGGTGAATCTGTAGCAACACAGGCAAAAAAACATTGGAATTTAATTGCAGATGAAACTGTAACGGCTTATGTGAATGAAATTGGGCAAAAATTGGTTAATGTGGCGGGAAGGAATGATTTTAACTACGAATTTTTTGTAATTCCCCAAGAAGAACTCAATGCTTTTGCACTTCCTGGAGGTAAAATTTTTATTAATGCTGGTGCGATCGCTAAAACAAATTCAGAAGCAGAATTAGCTGGTTTACTGGCGCATGAATTATCTCACACCGTCCTATCTCATGGCTTTCAATTAGTTACCCAAGGAAACCTGATTGCTAATATCACCCAATATTTACCCCTGGGTCGTAACATTAGTCAACTGTTTGCACTCAATTACAGTCGTGAAATGGAACGTCAAGCAGATAACCTGGGTACGCGTTTGATTGTGGCTGGCGGATATGCTGCTGATGGCTTGCGTAATTTAATGGTGACATTAGAAAAAGAACAGAAAAATTTTATTCCCTTGTGGTTATCTTCTCACCCAGGCGGTAGTGAACGAGTTAGTTATTTAGAAAATTTAATTTCTCGTGGTAATTATAACCGCTACGCTTATGAAGGAGTGGAAAGACATATAGAACTGCAAGCACGGGTAAAACAGCTACTTAAAGATAAAAAATCACAAGAGCCAAAAAAATCGGGTTCTTGA